Proteins encoded within one genomic window of Naumovozyma dairenensis CBS 421 chromosome 6, complete genome:
- the CUZ1 gene encoding Cuz1p (similar to Saccharomyces cerevisiae YNL155W; ancestral locus Anc_2.106) has translation MTTSQGSEREIGMLDVGTHCSLCEKLDFLPFHCSSCNKDFCSEHRSKQSHYCESLKQQTTTPRSSETVRGNDEQYFKSLLPEKGYIRVNQPHVRNPVSTNEAVLGNGNLREKNTIRSRLNESTLSKLKSFFDKHRSSNNKKTSRSFFSSKKSNNDENEGNILLLKKSAIGDSKIPTSNRIHIWCYYLEGNSEQEGDANSVKTAVFINKIWPLGRTLDYLAQQLQVKNLNSNFKTTKKEKLYLYKEIKAKDNVDFKLLELSDRVANELHDKDVVYLVRGDDVIA, from the coding sequence ATGACCACCTCACAAGGATCAGAAAGAGAAATAGGAATGCTAGATGTAGGAACTCACTGTTCCCTatgtgaaaaattagattTCTTACCATTCCATTGTTCATCATGCAATAAAGATTTTTGTTCAGAGCATCGGTCCAAACAATCTCATTATTGTGAATCATTAAAGCAGCAAACCACTACCCCGAGGTCGAGCGAGACTGTTCGTGGGAATGATGAGCaatattttaaaagttTGCTTCCTGAGAAAGGATACATTCGAGTTAATCAACCACATGTCCGTAATCCTGTATCAACAAATGAGGCTGTGTTAGGTAATGGTAACTTGagggaaaaaaatacaatacGGTCGAGATTGAATGAATCCACTTTATcgaaattgaaaagtttttttGATAAGCATAGaagtagtaataataagaaaactTCTCGTAGCTTTTTTAGCTCGAAGaaatctaataatgatgagaATGAGGGGAATATActtcttttaaaaaaatcGGCCATTGGAGATTCGAAGATTCCAACAAGTAATAGAATTCATATATGgtgttattatttagaAGGTAATTCGGAGCAAGAGGGGGACGCTAATAGTGTGAAAACGGCTGTTTTTATAAATAAGATTTGGCCATTAGGTAGGACATTGGATTATTTGGCTCAACAATTACAAgttaaaaatttgaatagtaattttaaaacaactaagaaggaaaaattatacctttataaagaaattaaggCGAAGGATAATGTTGATTTTAAATTGTTGGAATTATCGGATCGTGTCGCTAATGAATTACATGATAAGGACGTAGTTTATTTAGTTCGTGGCGATGACGTTATAGCATAA
- the YCK2 gene encoding serine/threonine protein kinase YCK2 (similar to Saccharomyces cerevisiae YCK1 (YHR135C) and YCK2 (YNL154C); ancestral locus Anc_2.105) has protein sequence MSYHQSSTAANTAMAIHNLTNATNTPMQSSSNIRILNGNTANNTTANTNMTSSPSNYSSTSRDDSTIVGLHYKIGKKIGEGSFGVVFEGTNMLNGLSVAIKFEPRKTEAPQLKDEYRTYKILSGTPGIPQAYYFGQEGLHNILVMDLFGPSLEDLFDWCNRRFSVKTVVQIAVQMITLIEDLHAHDLIYRDIKPDNFLIGRPGQPDANKVHLIDFGMAKQYRDPKTKQHIPYREKKSLSGTARYMSINTHLGREQSRRDDMEAMGHVFFYFLRGQLPWQGLKAPNNKQKYEKIGEKKRTTNVYDLAQGLPIQFGRYLEIVRNLAFDETPDYEGYRMLLLSALDDLGEAADGEYDWMKLNGGRGWDLSINKKPNLHGYGHPNPPNEKSRRHRNKLLQQPQLQPHHIHQQSPQPSQLQSANANVNQQQEQQLDPTSYEAYQQQTQQKYAQQQAQQLKKSQAQQQAQQQQQFQTRPSQHRQQQQHQIQQQQNNINGRYQQQDGDNVNHKYQSQEQPTANKNANANQQPIGKDTSSQHSVKGFFSKLGCC, from the coding sequence ATGTCTTATCATCAATCATCAACAGCTGCGAATACAGCAATGGCTATCCACAACTTAACAAATGCTACAAACACTCCGATGCAAAGCTCAAGCAACATAAGAATACTGAACGGCAACACAGCAAACAATACCACCGCAAATACTAACATGACATCATCTCCATCAAACTATTCATCAACTTCCCGTGATGATTCCACGATAGTTGGTCTCCATTACAAAATCGGTAAGAAAATAGGAGAAGGTTCATTCGGTGTAGTATTCGAAGGTACCAACATGTTAAACGGTTTATCAGTGGCTATCAAATTCGAACCAAGGAAAACCGAAGCTCCacaattgaaagatgaatATCGAACTTACAAAATTCTTTCTGGTACTCCAGGAATACCACAAGCTTATTATTTCGGTCAAGAAGGGCTACATAACATTCTTGTCATGGATCTTTTCGGCCCATCTTTGGAAGATCTTTTCGATTGGTGTAATAGAAGATTCTCAGTAAAGACTGTGGTACAAATTGCAGTGCAAATGATAACTCtaattgaagatttacATGCCCATGATTTGATCTATAGAGATATTAAACCagataatttcttaattggGAGACCGGGACAACCAGATGCTAATAAAGTTCATTTGATTGATTTCGGAATGGCTAAACAATATAGAGATCCAAAGACTAAACAACATATACCTTATCGTGAGAAGAAATCATTGAGTGGTACAGCAAGATATATGTCTATTAATACTCATTTGGGGAGAGAACAATCAAGGAGAGATGATATGGAAGCAATGGGTCATGTGTTTTTCTATTTCCTTAGAGGTCAATTACCATGGCAAGGTTTAAAAGctccaaataataaacaaaaatatgaaaaaattggtgAGAAGAAGAGAACAACTAATGTTTATGATTTGGCTCAAGGATTACCTATCCAATTTGGTCGTTATTTAGAGATTGTTAGAAATTTAGCATTTGATGAAACTCCTGATTATGAAGGATATCGTATGTTATTACTATCTGCATTAGATGATTTAGGTGAAGCTGCAGACGGTGAATATGATtggatgaaattgaatggTGGTCGCGGTTGGgatttatcaattaataaaaaaccaAACCTTCATGGTTATGGTCATCCAAATCCaccaaatgaaaaatcaagaagaCATAGAAATAAACTGTTACAACAACCACAATTACAACCTCATCACATTCACCAACAATCTCCACAACCAAGTCAACTACAATCGGCCAATGCAAATGTAaaccaacaacaagaacaacaattaGATCCAACATCGTACGAGGCTtaccaacaacaaacacAACAAAAGTATGCGCAACAACAAGCACaacaattaaagaaatcacaagcacaacaacaagctcaacaacagcaacaattCCAAACTCGTCCATCACAACATCgacaacagcaacaacatcaaatacaacaacaacaaaataatattaacgGGAGAtatcaacaacaagatGGAGATAATGTTAATCACAAATATCAATCTCAAGAACAACCAACGGCAAATAAAAATGCAAATGCCAACCAACAACCAATTGGTAAAGATACAAGTTCACAACATTCTGTCAAAGGTTTCTTTAGTAAACTAGGGTGTTGTtaa